Proteins co-encoded in one Oreochromis aureus strain Israel breed Guangdong linkage group 3, ZZ_aureus, whole genome shotgun sequence genomic window:
- the LOC116321235 gene encoding adhesion G protein-coupled receptor F4-like has protein sequence MPNTTTVPFIPLPPTTTTTISTTTPMTQTFEITLDVEFKEEYNQETNDFHITVSNTIRDEGLKQGIEAKLINFRSGSTIAQYQVSANSSVTPDFQALNLKIAGKLAESYPVVFEASGPLTFVPNDEFYEQTVTVTCGPPPVNLNFGTVSAAEWRRNTVLISEDGEHRISIKDGISTLTVSRFISSDDGVYECRLMRTNDKAFFRQKSEKSFSLKTKPTITVSPIRQYVQCLGESVALNCSVSDGYEVEFQGFSGAGNSITYNYIAPQGCEQEEKTFTCKSKTQPVFTKAITLQLSSQSAYCINDTFGQGDIGYKAAVPCYPKLVGPNKVGEITAVCKENKKFDDVEYNCILLPVQELLDQSQFLTATTLPVFLEQLKNVTVNYTDEVIKSPPNIKAIVRILINVANKSSSLDISISRDSMENVLITAGVLTINGTKQTWNFLNNNDTRSILNNTDPESVSSSFLDSLETITSHLVNATFDITTDFIQLNRTTFTDTFNAEFNSSVTIEIPESNGDNKTITMIVFNSLDNVLPARNEANSSLNSINGRVVLVQSSGQIKNISFTFDILNDTLGNPECVFWNFSLFDGLGGWDGKGCELVLNINETETVTCNCSHLTSFSILMSPNSPKKLYLDIITYIGVGISMGSLVICLIIEGLIWRKVRKNETSYLRHVAIVNIAVSLLIANIWFIIGAAISDAEVKNPPACTAATFFIHFFYLALFFWMLASAMLLLYRTTNVFAGGLSKASMLAIGFFLGYGAPLIIATVTIAATAPDNGYIRENIICWLNWDKSKALLAFVIPALSIVVINLIILVVVLYKIIRRRVGTTAAQAEEKHVLVVIAKSLAVLTPFFGITWGLGAGILADPTNEGIHIAFAFFNSLQGFFILVFGTLLDGKVRSAIASWSQPSRSRTGSTSAGNSTSSGFRFLRNWRRGRDGYNMTSSASSDLHSASNT, from the exons AtgccaaacacaacaacagtgcCCTTTATACCActaccaccaacaacaacaaccacaataTCAACAACTACACCAATGACACAGACATTTGAAATAACTTTGGATGTTGAATTCAAGGAAGAATACAATCAAGAAACCAATGACTTTCACATAACTGTTAGCAACACC ATCAGAGATGAAGGACTGAAGCAAGGAATAGAagcaaaattaattaatttccg GAGTGGAAGTACCATTGCCCAATATCAAGTCAGTGCTAACTCTTCTGTTACACCAGACTTTCAAGcactaaatttaaaaatagcTGGCAAGCTGGCAGAATCATACCCTGTGGTATTTGAGG CATCGGGTCCCCTGACGTTTGTGCCAAATGATGAATTTTATGAGCAAACAGTGACTGTCACATGTGGCCCTCCACCAGTGAATCTCAATTTTGGCACTGTCTCAGCAGCAGAGTGGAGACGTAATACGGTGCTCATATCTGAAGATGGAGAACACAGAATTTCAATTAAGGATGGAATATCAACCTTAACTGTGTCAAGGTTTATTAGCTCTGATGATG GAGTTTATGAATGTAGGCTGATGCGCACAAACGACAAAGCATTTTTTCGCCAGAAATCTGAAAAATCATTTAGtctgaaaacaaaacccacaATCACAGTCTCACCAATCAGACAGTATGTGCAATGTCTCGGAGAAAGTGTGGCTCTGAATTGCAGTGTGAGTGATGGGTATGAGGTTGAGTTTCAGGGCTTTTCTGGTGCAG GTAATTCGATTACCTATAATTATATTGCACCTCAAGGTTGTGAACAGGAGGAAAAGACATTCACCTGCAAGTCAAAAACCCAACCCGTATTTACAAAAGCAATAACACTACAGTTATCCTCACAGA GCGCTTACTGTATAAATGACACATTTGGCCAAGGAGATATAGGTTACAAAGCTGCAGTGCCCTGTTATCCAAAACTTGTGGGACCAAATAAGGTGGGAGAAATAACTGCAGTGTGTAAGGAAAATAAGAAATTTGACGATGTTGAATACAACTGCATCCTGTTGCCAGTTCAGGAGCTGCTTGACCAGTCCCAG TTCTTGACTGCCACTACATTGCCAGTATTTTTGGAACAGCTCAAGAACGTCACTGTCAATTATACTGATGAAGTGATTAAATCTCCTCCCAACATTAAAGCTATTGTGAGAATACTCATCAATGTCGCCAACAAATCTTCATCCCTCGATATCTCAATTAGCAGAGATTCAATGGAG AATGTCTTGATAACAGCAGGGGTTCTCACCATCAATGGAACAAAGCAAACATGGAACTTTCTGAATAACAATGACACCAGAAGCATCTTAAACAACACTGATCCTGAAAGTGTTAGCTCATCATTTTTGGACTCCCTTGAAACAATAACATCTCATCTTGTCAATGCAACTTTTGACATTACGACAGACTTTATTCAGTTAAACAGAACTACATTCACAGACACTTTCAATGCTGAATTTAATTCTTCAGTGACAATAGAAATACCCGAGTCTAATGGAGATAACAAAACAATCACTATGATAGTATTTAACTCGTTAGATAATGTACTACCTGCAAGAAATGAGGCCAATTCATCGCTCAACTCTATAAACGGCAGGGTTGTACTTGTTCAGTCCAGTGGCCAAATCAAAAATATCTCTTTcacatttgatattttaaatgataCACTGGGAAACCCTGAATGTGTCTTCTGGAACTTCAGCCTCTTTGATGGTCTGGGAGGATGGGATGGCAAGGGCTGCGAGTTAGTGTTAAACATAAATGAAACGGAAACTGTCACCTGCAACTGCAGCCACCTGACCTCATTCTCCATCCTCATGTCACCGAACAGTCCGAAGAAACTCTATTTGGACATTATAACCTACATTGGAGTTGGCATTTCAATGGGTTCCTTGGTCATATGTCTCATCATTGAAGGCCTCATTTGGAGAAAAGTAAGAAAGAATGAAACCTCTTACTTGCGTCATGTTGCCATTGTTAACATTGCCGTTTCCCTCCTGATTGCAAACATTTGGTTTATAATTGGAGCGGCCATTTCCGATGCAGAAGTTAAAAACCCCCCAGCATGCACTGCAGCTACCTTTTTCATCCATTTTTTCTACCTGGCCCTGTTCTTCTGGATGCTGGCCTCAGCTATGCTGCTGCTCTACCGTACAACTAATGTTTTTGCTGGTGGTTTGTCTAAAGCATCTATGCTGGCCATTGGATTTTTTCTAGGCTACGGAGCTCCTCTCATCATTGCTACAGTAACTATAGCTGCAACTGCACCTGATAATGGATACATCCGAGAAAATATTATATGCTGGCTCAACTGGGATAAGTCCAAAGCTCTGCTGGCATTTGTGATCCCTGCACTTTCAATAGTGGTGATAAACCTCATTATCCTGGTTGTGGTTTTGTACAAAATTATAAGGAGAAGGGTTGGAACAACTGCTgcacaagcagaagaaaagcaCGTTTTAGTGGTTATTGCCAAGAGTTTGGCTGTGCTCACACCATTTTTTGGCATAACTTGGGGTTTGGGAGCTGGAATTCTGGCTGATCCAACAAATGAAGGAATCCATATTGCATTCGCGTTCTTCAATTCACTACAG gGTTTCTTTATTTTGGTGTTTGGAACACTGCTGGACGGTAAG